One genomic region from Flavobacteriales bacterium encodes:
- a CDS encoding tetratricopeptide repeat protein — translation MGPFKLLVTLYFIGVNFFLIAQNTVENDSILFQQLNLDFQTAVYADIDSSLMIAQQQKALLNKWKEAPKNLNNVEELYLNNMGVYHKMKSDFDSSIYYYEKCLEIFQTKADQHNEATVYNNIANIHYMKGDYPFSLEFHLKSLAIRNQIEDTAGIAMSNANIGLIFESQSEPLKAIEYFEKAAKGFELVQNKMAIAWTYSSLGISYTQTAQYQLADSLLHLSLAIRTELNDNRGKEFCLSSLSSLFLKQAKSHQPICQKDLLKAKEYGVQADSLSKVNGDKWGNISTLNTLGEIYYLNHQLFIAKSYLYEAQKYAAEIESSKELGKTYELLSMVYEKELMYDSSLSYYQQFKLINDSLFSIEKDKEIGRKEAWLEYQNELDIHKLKSENEIKIHKGQKKIQQLISIIIGLSLIIVIFISIFIYRKWQKAQKEKLIVQEENERIEKLNAELEAEIRVIKDKLDNRKEELPPHMDKLSKREMEVLILLGRGLSDKEIAENLFISVTTVRTHNRKIFDKLQIKNRTEALTILNKYKLT, via the coding sequence ATGGGGCCATTTAAATTGCTGGTAACACTTTACTTCATAGGTGTTAACTTCTTCTTGATTGCACAAAATACGGTAGAAAATGACTCCATTCTGTTTCAGCAGTTAAACCTTGATTTTCAAACTGCTGTTTATGCTGACATTGACTCTTCTTTGATGATTGCTCAACAACAAAAAGCATTACTCAACAAATGGAAAGAAGCCCCAAAAAACCTCAATAATGTTGAAGAATTATACCTTAACAATATGGGGGTATATCATAAAATGAAAAGTGATTTTGACTCTTCTATTTACTATTATGAAAAGTGCTTAGAAATTTTTCAAACAAAAGCCGATCAACACAATGAAGCTACCGTTTACAACAACATAGCTAATATTCACTATATGAAAGGAGATTATCCTTTTTCTCTAGAGTTTCACTTAAAATCTTTAGCTATCAGAAATCAAATAGAAGACACAGCTGGAATTGCAATGTCTAATGCTAATATTGGTTTGATTTTCGAAAGTCAGTCTGAACCTTTAAAAGCAATTGAATACTTTGAAAAAGCAGCTAAGGGTTTTGAATTAGTTCAAAACAAGATGGCTATTGCATGGACCTATAGTAGTCTTGGAATTTCCTATACTCAAACTGCTCAATATCAGCTTGCTGATTCATTACTTCATCTTAGTTTGGCTATTCGTACTGAATTAAATGATAACCGAGGAAAGGAATTCTGCCTTTCTAGTTTGAGTAGTTTATTTTTAAAACAAGCTAAGTCACATCAACCTATCTGTCAAAAAGATTTGTTAAAAGCCAAAGAATATGGTGTTCAAGCTGACTCATTAAGTAAAGTCAATGGTGATAAATGGGGTAATATTTCTACCTTAAATACACTCGGAGAAATCTATTATTTAAATCATCAACTTTTTATTGCTAAAAGCTACTTGTACGAAGCTCAAAAATATGCAGCTGAGATTGAATCATCCAAAGAACTAGGAAAAACGTACGAATTACTGTCAATGGTATATGAGAAAGAGTTGATGTACGACTCCTCGCTCTCCTATTACCAACAATTTAAACTAATTAATGATTCATTATTTTCTATTGAAAAAGATAAAGAAATTGGAAGAAAAGAAGCTTGGCTGGAGTACCAAAATGAATTAGATATTCATAAACTAAAAAGTGAAAACGAAATTAAAATTCACAAAGGTCAAAAAAAGATTCAACAACTTATTTCTATAATTATTGGGCTGAGCCTTATTATCGTCATTTTTATCTCTATTTTTATTTATAGAAAATGGCAAAAAGCTCAAAAGGAAAAGCTAATTGTTCAAGAAGAAAATGAACGTATAGAGAAATTAAACGCCGAACTAGAAGCTGAAATAAGAGTCATTAAAGATAAGCTAGATAACCGTAAAGAAGAGCTTCCGCCTCACATGGATAAGCTTTCTAAAAGGGAAATGGAAGTCCTTATTTTATTAGGTAGAGGGTTGAGTGATAAAGAAATAGCTGAAAACTTATTTATATCTGTTACAACAGTAAGAACGCATAACCGAAAAATTTTTGATAAACTTCAAATTAAAAACCGTACCGAAGCTTTAACTATTTTAAATAAGTATAAGTTAACTTAA
- the bioD gene encoding dethiobiotin synthase: MRYFVTGIDTEVGKTVVSAVLVQALTANYWKPIQSGDLEHSDSHKILDLISKKIMIYPESYRLTQPLSPHLSAKLDGIEIKLKDIIPPSSTNLIIEGAGGVMVPIDEKGTYVTDIIPFCDVEIILVTKNYLGSINHTLLSIQYLQSKNYTIKGIVVTGDENKETEAIITKNTGVPILFHVPMTDNLSKQFIKEQASKIRTLIQ; the protein is encoded by the coding sequence ATGAGGTATTTTGTTACTGGAATTGATACAGAAGTTGGAAAAACAGTCGTTTCGGCAGTGTTAGTACAAGCATTAACAGCAAACTATTGGAAGCCCATTCAAAGTGGGGATTTAGAACATTCGGATAGTCATAAAATTTTAGATTTGATTTCAAAAAAGATTATGATTTACCCTGAATCCTATCGTTTAACGCAACCACTCTCACCTCATTTATCTGCAAAGTTGGATGGTATTGAAATAAAACTAAAGGATATTATCCCTCCTTCATCTACCAACTTGATTATTGAAGGTGCTGGAGGAGTTATGGTTCCAATCGATGAAAAAGGGACCTACGTTACAGACATTATTCCTTTTTGTGATGTTGAAATCATTTTGGTTACAAAGAATTATTTAGGAAGTATTAATCATACACTATTATCAATTCAATATCTTCAATCTAAAAACTACACGATAAAAGGTATAGTTGTTACAGGCGATGAAAACAAAGAAACCGAAGCTATTATCACTAAAAACACAGGGGTTCCTATTTTATTTCATGTTCCTATGACAGACAATTTATCAAAGCAATTTATCAAAGAACAAGCCTCTAAAATTAGAACGTTAATTCAATAA